The nucleotide window ACATGCCAATCTGAAAACCATGCTCCAAAGTGTTGATCATGGTTGCAAGAACACCACCCATTACTCCAAACAACACAGGCCATTGCCCAAGTGCAGGAGTCCCAATCAGACCAGCACCTACTGCACCTAACCCTGCCAGCAAAGGTCCTGAGATGGCCAAACACTTGTTGATCTTCACAAACAGGTTGCCATGCCAAACATACTGTtcctcatctttttctttcagAACTTTGAGCAGCCCTCTCATCTTTCCATCTtgtgctgatgatgatgatctccTCCTTGTTTGGAGCTTGGGCCACCATACGGTAGGCTCAATGTTCTTCGGGAACTTCTCGAGCATCCCAGGGAGCAAAGGAAGAGGATAAGCCTTGTCAAGAGCCAGCACCTTCTCCAAGGCTTCCTCCACATCCAATTCAGTAGGAGTAAAAGTAGAGCTCTTGAGCTGATCAAGAGATGTATGGATTGATCTCTCTAGCTGTTTGAACAGTCTGGTTGCATTCCTTTGCTCTTCAGCAAGCTGTGATGGTTGGATCTTATTGACAATGAGCATCATGCCTGTTGCAGCTGTGAATAAAAGAGCAGAAGAAAGCTTGAATGCCAGAAAATGCTGTGATTGATCACCCATAGAGATTGTAGAAAGACCAGCCATGATTGAAGCAATGAGGTTGATGGAGTTAATGGAGTTAAGCAAGAGTGTGTTCCAGTTATCCCTTTGTTCTCCAATGATCTTGTGCATCTCCGCTCTGTCACCGGCCGCCTCTGCGATCGCATAGAGCTTAGATACTAGTAACATGTCTACTTCTTTATCATCAAAAATTGTTTGTggtttgttgatgatgatgtttgagCTTGGTTCTCTGATTCTAAGTTCCTGCATGTTGATCATGTTCTTAAGCTTTGGGAGCTCAAGACCTTTGTTTTGGAGATTGAGATTGAGTTGCTTTTGGAGACTAGCTTTTGATCTCCAACCATGCTGCTTTGATGCTGCTGCTGATGATAATGATAACATGAGATTGTGAACTTGCAGAGTTGCCATCTCTatatctaaaatattaattgaagtAAATATAACAGAAAAAGATGGAGATGTATATATAGATGTTGTTGATTGAGTTTTGATGATTTGGAGTATGAAGTTGaggtgttatatatatatgtgtgtgtgtgtgtgtgtgtgtgtgtaggtGCATGTTAGGAAGAGGGTAAGGTGTGAATTAATAATTTGTTGACTGACCGGGCCAATGCAAATTGTACGTTGAATGAGGAATCCATGAGCTTGACATGGGAAACCGTCAATAGAGACTTGATATTATTTTGGACTGCGTAAAAGTATAAATATGCAATTAAAGTCATTTTCAgacattttattataaaagataGTCATTTTCAAGACCTTTTAAGTTAACAAAAGCCGAAATATTGAAGTGATATTAGATTAGAGTGATGTTAGCAATTAAGAAAAACACACCAAAATAACAATATGGATATGTATTTGAATGATAGACTTGTGTTATCTCCTCAAGTGTGAATCAATGAAGTTGTTGaatttgtatgttttgtttgaaGTTCATTAATATATTCAAGTCAGAATGACGGCCAAT belongs to Dioscorea cayenensis subsp. rotundata cultivar TDr96_F1 chromosome 17, TDr96_F1_v2_PseudoChromosome.rev07_lg8_w22 25.fasta, whole genome shotgun sequence and includes:
- the LOC120281216 gene encoding probable F-box protein At4g22030, with protein sequence MATLQVHNLMLSLSSAAASKQHGWRSKASLQKQLNLNLQNKGLELPKLKNMINMQELRIREPSSNIIINKPQTIFDDKEVDMLLVSKLYAIAEAAGDRAEMHKIIGEQRDNWNTLLLNSINSINLIASIMAGLSTISMGDQSQHFLAFKLSSALLFTAATGMMLIVNKIQPSQLAEEQRNATRLFKQLERSIHTSLDQLKSSTFTPTELDVEEALEKVLALDKAYPLPLLPGMLEKFPKNIEPTVWWPKLQTRRRSSSSAQDGKMRGLLKVLKEKDEEQYVWHGNLFVKINKCLAISGPLLAGLGAVGAGLIGTPALGQWPVLFGVMGGVLATMINTLEHGFQIGMLIEMFRNCAGFYRKLEEEITEFNSEESCQEDIEMFEMNMALQLGRRVSELEDFASCASSSVNGAEFEGFAGKLF